A window from Polynucleobacter sp. MWH-UH25E encodes these proteins:
- the lpxC gene encoding UDP-3-O-acyl-N-acetylglucosamine deacetylase: MMKQRTIASPVKTVGIGLHSGRKVTIVIKPAPVNSGVQFVRVDTEQQSLVPATALAVCDTRLASVIQKDGVRVSTVEHLLSACAGLGLDNLFIELDGEEVPIMDGSAASFLFLIESAGIVEQDAPRQFVVIKKPVEVREGDKLARLEPFFGFKLDFTIDFKHPAVDKTGQRFVVDFAEHAYRSEIGRARTFGFAHEVEALREMGLARGGSLDNAIVLDEHRILNNEELRYEDEFVRHKILDAIGDLYLVGHPIVGAYVAEKSGHALNNALLRKLLEDPSSYEISTFAENKAPAAYSQENQPLFF, encoded by the coding sequence ATGATGAAGCAAAGAACCATAGCCTCTCCGGTGAAAACCGTGGGAATTGGTTTGCACTCTGGTCGTAAGGTGACAATTGTCATTAAGCCTGCACCAGTGAATTCAGGGGTTCAATTTGTTCGGGTTGATACTGAACAACAATCTCTTGTACCTGCGACAGCTTTGGCTGTCTGCGATACGCGTTTAGCATCCGTTATTCAAAAAGATGGTGTTCGCGTATCTACAGTTGAGCACTTGCTTTCGGCTTGCGCAGGTTTGGGTTTGGATAATTTGTTTATTGAGCTTGATGGCGAAGAGGTTCCCATCATGGATGGCAGTGCTGCCTCTTTCTTGTTCTTGATTGAATCAGCTGGAATTGTTGAGCAGGACGCTCCACGTCAGTTTGTTGTGATTAAGAAACCAGTTGAAGTTCGTGAGGGCGATAAGCTTGCGCGCCTTGAGCCTTTCTTTGGTTTTAAGTTAGATTTCACGATCGATTTCAAACATCCTGCAGTAGATAAAACTGGTCAGCGATTTGTAGTGGACTTCGCAGAGCATGCCTATCGTAGTGAGATTGGTCGCGCTCGTACGTTTGGATTTGCGCACGAAGTGGAAGCGCTCAGGGAAATGGGTTTGGCTCGCGGCGGGAGTTTAGATAATGCGATCGTGCTTGATGAGCATCGTATTTTGAATAATGAAGAGCTTCGTTACGAAGATGAGTTCGTGCGCCATAAAATTCTGGATGCTATTGGTGATTTGTACTTGGTTGGGCACCCGATTGTGGGCGCTTACGTTGCCGAAAAGTCAGGGCATGCATTAAATAACGCACTGTTACGCAAGCTCTTGGAAGATCCAAGTTCTTACGAAATTAGTACTTTTGCAGAAAATAAGGCGCCTGCCGCCTATTCTCAAGAAAATCAGCCCCTCTTTTTCTGA
- a CDS encoding D-alanine--D-alanine ligase yields MSKSSLGLWGDRVKSQLTSLKVESLGRVGVLLGGRSGEREISLMSGNGVLQALISKGVDAHAFDTGLRNPTELAGEKFDRVFISLHGRYGEDGTIQGLLELLELPYTGSGVLASALAIDKIATKQIWISNGLSTPEFEELTANSDWSAVAKHLGLPLIVKPAHEGSSLGLTKVKSVEELPAAYALAASLDTKVVAETCIVGDELTCPLVGQGDSAEALPVIKIIPPQANYDFHNKYFSDETQYLCPTGLPTEVNERVQELALAAYKALGCRTWGRADVMLDQKTGKPYLLEMNTSPGMTSHSLVPMAAKATGVEYADLVLWLLLQTMQQKEGASA; encoded by the coding sequence ATGTCTAAGAGCAGTCTCGGTTTGTGGGGCGATCGCGTGAAATCCCAATTGACTAGTTTGAAGGTCGAGTCGCTTGGGCGAGTAGGGGTCTTGCTTGGTGGCCGTTCGGGTGAGCGCGAAATTTCTCTGATGTCGGGTAATGGAGTGTTGCAAGCCCTTATTTCTAAAGGTGTTGATGCGCATGCATTTGATACTGGATTGCGTAATCCCACTGAATTGGCCGGCGAGAAATTTGATCGTGTCTTTATTTCTCTACATGGTCGTTATGGTGAAGATGGCACGATCCAAGGTTTATTGGAATTGCTTGAACTGCCGTATACCGGTAGTGGAGTGTTAGCCTCTGCCTTAGCAATCGACAAAATAGCCACTAAGCAAATCTGGATTAGTAATGGCTTATCTACACCAGAGTTCGAAGAATTAACAGCCAATAGTGACTGGAGTGCGGTTGCAAAGCATCTCGGCTTGCCTTTGATTGTGAAGCCTGCTCACGAGGGCTCTTCCTTAGGTCTAACTAAAGTGAAATCAGTGGAAGAGCTTCCTGCCGCTTATGCATTGGCTGCGAGTTTAGATACCAAAGTAGTTGCCGAGACTTGCATTGTTGGTGACGAGCTCACCTGTCCACTAGTTGGGCAAGGGGATAGTGCGGAAGCATTGCCAGTCATCAAGATTATTCCACCGCAAGCTAACTACGATTTTCATAACAAGTATTTTTCAGATGAAACCCAATACTTGTGCCCAACAGGCCTTCCGACTGAGGTCAATGAAAGAGTTCAAGAGCTTGCCTTGGCTGCATACAAAGCTTTGGGATGTCGCACCTGGGGTCGAGCTGACGTGATGTTAGATCAAAAAACTGGCAAGCCTTATTTACTAGAGATGAATACTTCACCAGGTATGACTTCGCATTCATTGGTGCCAATGGCCGCAAAGGCAACGGGCGTTGAGTATGCCGATTTAGTGCTTTGGTTATTACTTCAGACAATGCAGCAAAAAGAGGGCGCCAGCGCATGA
- a CDS encoding (2Fe-2S)-binding protein: protein MAVTFTLNGKAVNFDGDPETPILWVLRDHLEVNSPKYGCGAGLCGACTVHLDGAAIRSCSTPVSVASGKKVTTLEGLSPKVGKALADAWTEFDVPQCGYCQTGQMMSAADLLAKNKKPNSDDIKNAMAGNICRCGTYSRIEKAVKRAADKLA, encoded by the coding sequence ATGGCTGTAACCTTTACTCTCAATGGCAAAGCAGTAAATTTTGATGGAGATCCAGAAACTCCCATTCTTTGGGTCTTGCGCGATCACTTGGAGGTCAACAGTCCTAAGTATGGTTGTGGTGCTGGGCTTTGTGGTGCTTGTACCGTTCATTTAGATGGTGCAGCAATTCGTTCATGTTCTACACCAGTTTCAGTAGCTTCTGGAAAAAAGGTAACCACTTTAGAGGGGCTATCTCCAAAAGTAGGTAAAGCACTTGCGGATGCTTGGACAGAATTTGATGTGCCGCAATGTGGTTATTGCCAAACCGGCCAGATGATGTCTGCGGCAGATTTATTAGCCAAGAATAAAAAGCCCAATAGTGATGATATTAAAAATGCTATGGCCGGTAATATTTGTCGCTGCGGAACTTATTCCCGTATTGAGAAGGCAGTCAAACGCGCTGCTGATAAATTGGCTTAA
- a CDS encoding cell division protein FtsQ/DivIB has protein sequence MQKLSRFLMRCFVLMVVIGLLVWLGQRPVFTLKQIQIEPVAGQTLKHINKAMVKRQIAETVQGNFFSVRLEDVKRGFESMPWVRHANVRRVWPNGLIVSIEEQQAFGTWDGSDSNTLINKYGELFAGRVSEIGDGARLIDFHGPDDAGKEVMSLYEKANNWFKPWGAEVTSLALTERYAWHIKLSNGMKVEFGRDEESSDKNLTEERVARLFKYWPQVQEKWANRIDAVDLRYANGFAVHLASASLKKNDVDGKKSELKQ, from the coding sequence ATGCAGAAACTCAGCCGTTTCTTGATGCGTTGCTTTGTATTGATGGTGGTGATTGGTTTATTAGTTTGGTTAGGTCAGCGCCCTGTATTTACGCTAAAGCAGATTCAGATTGAGCCGGTTGCTGGCCAAACCTTAAAACATATTAATAAGGCGATGGTAAAGCGCCAAATTGCTGAGACTGTACAAGGCAATTTTTTTAGTGTTCGCTTAGAGGATGTAAAGCGTGGGTTTGAGAGTATGCCTTGGGTACGTCATGCCAATGTTCGTCGAGTGTGGCCAAATGGATTGATTGTGAGCATTGAAGAGCAGCAAGCCTTTGGTACATGGGATGGTTCAGACAGTAATACCTTGATTAATAAATATGGTGAGCTTTTTGCAGGCCGTGTTTCTGAGATAGGTGATGGTGCTCGGCTCATTGATTTTCATGGGCCGGATGATGCCGGTAAAGAGGTCATGAGTCTTTACGAAAAAGCGAATAACTGGTTTAAGCCTTGGGGCGCTGAAGTAACGAGCTTGGCATTGACCGAACGCTATGCCTGGCACATCAAACTTTCGAACGGCATGAAAGTGGAGTTTGGTCGCGACGAAGAAAGCTCCGATAAAAATTTGACGGAAGAGCGAGTTGCTCGTCTATTTAAGTATTGGCCACAGGTGCAAGAGAAGTGGGCAAATCGAATTGATGCAGTGGATTTACGTTATGCAAATGGTTTTGCAGTTCATCTTGCCTCTGCAAGCTTGAAAAAGAACGATGTTGATGGCAAGAAGAGTGAGCTGAAGCAATGA
- the ftsA gene encoding cell division protein FtsA: protein MSKDNRDLLVGLDIGTSKVVALVAELAPDGQFNVVGVGQTASKGLKKGVVVNIEATVQSIQKALEEAEIMADRQIVQVFTGIAGNHIVSFNSSGMVAIRDKEVSAGDVERVLETAKAINIPTDQQILHILVQEFIIDGQEDVREPIGMSGLRLEVKVHIVTGAVSAAQNIVKCVRRCGLEVNDLILQPLASSLAVLTEDEKELGVVLVDIGGGTTDIAIYCQGSIRHTAVIPIAGDQITNDIAMALRTPTIDAEDLKIAHGIARQEMADPAAMIDVPGVGDREPRPMSKQALAAVIEPRVEELFTLVRGVVRDSGYEDMVSSGIVLTGGTALMPGMVELAEQVFLRPARIGTPEYRGHLHEVLRSPRFATSIGLLMEGQAQVLRGRRVSQSGALQGVIARMKEWFAGNF from the coding sequence ATGAGTAAAGACAATCGCGATTTATTGGTTGGTTTAGATATTGGAACCTCTAAGGTGGTTGCCTTGGTTGCTGAATTAGCGCCGGATGGACAATTCAATGTTGTAGGCGTTGGTCAAACAGCTTCAAAAGGTTTGAAGAAGGGTGTTGTTGTCAATATTGAGGCAACTGTTCAGTCTATTCAGAAAGCTTTAGAAGAGGCAGAGATCATGGCTGATCGCCAGATCGTGCAAGTATTCACTGGAATTGCTGGTAATCATATCGTGAGCTTCAACTCCAGCGGCATGGTGGCCATTCGCGATAAAGAGGTGAGTGCAGGCGATGTCGAGCGCGTGCTTGAAACTGCTAAAGCAATCAATATTCCAACGGATCAACAGATTCTGCACATTCTGGTTCAAGAATTCATCATTGATGGGCAAGAGGATGTTCGTGAGCCAATTGGTATGAGTGGTTTGCGACTCGAAGTGAAGGTACATATTGTTACTGGTGCAGTAAGTGCCGCTCAAAATATTGTGAAGTGTGTACGCCGTTGTGGACTAGAAGTAAATGATTTAATTCTGCAGCCATTAGCGTCAAGCTTGGCGGTGTTAACCGAAGATGAAAAAGAGCTCGGTGTTGTATTGGTTGATATCGGTGGTGGTACAACTGATATTGCGATTTATTGCCAAGGATCGATTCGTCACACAGCAGTAATCCCCATCGCGGGCGATCAGATCACTAATGACATTGCAATGGCATTGCGTACTCCAACCATTGATGCTGAAGATTTAAAAATCGCGCATGGTATTGCTCGTCAAGAGATGGCTGATCCAGCGGCGATGATCGATGTACCGGGCGTAGGTGATCGTGAGCCTCGTCCAATGTCCAAACAAGCTTTGGCGGCAGTCATTGAGCCTCGCGTGGAAGAGTTATTTACTTTGGTAAGAGGTGTTGTACGTGACTCTGGTTATGAAGATATGGTTTCTTCAGGAATCGTGCTCACCGGTGGCACAGCGTTAATGCCGGGCATGGTTGAGTTGGCTGAGCAGGTGTTCTTAAGACCTGCACGCATCGGCACGCCTGAATACCGCGGTCATTTACATGAAGTCTTACGTAGCCCACGTTTTGCTACCAGTATTGGTTTACTGATGGAAGGCCAAGCTCAAGTATTGCGTGGTCGTCGCGTATCTCAATCAGGTGCATTGCAAGGAGTGATCGCGCGCATGAAGGAATGGTTTGCAGGAAATTTTTAA
- the ftsZ gene encoding cell division protein FtsZ — MEFEMLDQEVAGKTIIKVVGVGGAGGNAVQHMIRRGVNGVEFICMNTDAGALQRSEASVNLQLGSSGLGAGAKPEIGAASAEEARARIADVLQGAHMVFITAGMGGGTGTGAAPIVAQVAKEMGILTVGVISKPFDFEGVKRLKVAENGATELESYVDSLIVVLNEKLFEVMGEDAEFDKAFACADDVLHNAVSGIAEIINVQGLINVDFEDVKTVMGEQGKAMMGTATVSGMDRARLAAEAAVASPLLEGVDLSGARGVLVNITASRSLKLSETREVMAAIRGYAADDATVIFGTVYDDSLGDALRVTVVATGLNNPQARQSNQPEVVWRQATGTHDAIPTMADLNSFAPASASAAISKVGLDSALSTSAGMAMTGSAGAPTMAAQPTASSAVDYSQYDLPRVFRSSREATPAPTLGADSSPQAKTLLDKGADYYEIPAFLRKQAD, encoded by the coding sequence ATGGAATTTGAAATGTTAGATCAAGAAGTTGCTGGCAAAACCATTATTAAAGTGGTTGGCGTTGGCGGGGCTGGTGGTAATGCAGTCCAACACATGATCCGTCGCGGAGTTAACGGCGTAGAGTTCATTTGCATGAACACCGATGCTGGCGCGTTACAGCGTTCTGAAGCATCTGTGAATTTGCAACTGGGCTCTAGCGGATTAGGTGCTGGCGCAAAACCAGAAATTGGTGCTGCATCCGCTGAAGAGGCTCGCGCTCGTATTGCAGATGTATTGCAAGGCGCACACATGGTATTTATTACTGCCGGTATGGGTGGCGGTACAGGTACTGGCGCTGCTCCAATTGTTGCTCAAGTGGCAAAAGAGATGGGAATTTTGACAGTTGGTGTCATTAGCAAGCCGTTTGATTTTGAGGGCGTGAAGCGTTTGAAGGTTGCTGAGAACGGCGCTACCGAACTCGAGTCTTATGTGGATTCATTAATTGTTGTGCTCAATGAAAAACTATTTGAAGTAATGGGTGAAGATGCTGAGTTTGACAAGGCATTCGCTTGCGCTGACGATGTTTTGCATAATGCAGTTTCTGGCATTGCTGAAATCATCAACGTTCAAGGTTTGATTAACGTGGACTTTGAAGACGTTAAGACTGTTATGGGTGAACAAGGCAAAGCCATGATGGGAACAGCAACTGTTTCTGGTATGGATCGTGCACGCTTGGCTGCTGAGGCTGCAGTTGCTTCGCCACTGTTAGAGGGCGTAGATTTGTCTGGCGCGCGTGGCGTATTAGTAAACATTACTGCTAGCCGTTCATTGAAGTTGTCTGAAACTCGTGAAGTCATGGCTGCTATTCGTGGTTACGCCGCCGATGATGCAACTGTGATCTTCGGAACTGTGTATGACGATAGCCTTGGCGATGCTTTGCGCGTAACTGTAGTTGCAACTGGCTTAAATAATCCACAGGCTCGTCAAAGCAATCAACCAGAAGTTGTATGGAGACAGGCTACCGGTACGCACGATGCGATTCCAACAATGGCCGACCTAAATAGCTTTGCGCCTGCAAGCGCTTCTGCAGCAATTAGTAAGGTTGGTCTTGATTCTGCATTAAGCACTAGCGCAGGAATGGCGATGACTGGTTCTGCTGGTGCGCCAACAATGGCGGCACAGCCAACGGCGAGTAGTGCGGTTGATTACAGTCAATACGATTTGCCACGGGTTTTTCGTAGCTCTCGTGAAGCGACTCCTGCGCCTACATTAGGTGCGGATAGTTCTCCGCAAGCGAAGACCTTATTGGACAAAGGGGCTGATTACTATGAAATCCCTGCGTTTTTGCGTAAGCAAGCAGATTAA
- a CDS encoding peroxiredoxin — MIAIGQKLPNATLYEFFDEETEGCALGPNAFEVEKIAAGKKIVIFGLPGAFTPTCSAKHVPGYVENYDAIKAKGVDEIWCVSVNDPFVMGAWGRDQKVGKKVRMLGDGSAEFTKKLGLELDLTARGLGVRSDRYAMIVEDGVVKSLDREAPGKFEVSDAASILKKL, encoded by the coding sequence ATGATTGCTATTGGACAAAAATTACCAAATGCCACCCTTTATGAGTTTTTTGATGAAGAGACTGAGGGCTGCGCATTAGGACCAAATGCATTTGAAGTTGAAAAAATTGCCGCTGGCAAAAAGATTGTGATTTTTGGATTGCCTGGTGCTTTTACGCCAACATGCTCCGCTAAACATGTTCCTGGATATGTTGAGAACTATGATGCTATCAAGGCTAAAGGTGTAGATGAAATTTGGTGTGTTTCCGTCAATGATCCATTTGTAATGGGCGCATGGGGACGTGACCAAAAGGTAGGCAAGAAAGTGCGCATGCTAGGTGATGGTAGTGCCGAGTTCACCAAAAAATTAGGCTTAGAGTTGGATTTAACAGCTCGTGGTTTGGGTGTTCGATCAGATCGTTATGCCATGATTGTTGAAGATGGCGTAGTGAAATCTTTAGATCGCGAAGCCCCTGGAAAATTTGAAGTAAGTGATGCTGCTTCTATCTTGAAGAAGCTGTAA
- the secA gene encoding preprotein translocase subunit SecA, with product MVIGLLKTLVGSRNDRLLKQYRKVVAKVAAFEPSLKALDDIALAAKTDEFKSRLAAGESLDDIAPEAFAVVREASVRVMKMRHFDAQLMGGLALHQGKIAEMGTGEGKTLTATLPVYLNALTGKGVHVVTVNDYLAQRDAEWMSTLYNFLGMKVGVNLSQMDHKTKQEAYAADITYGTNNEFGFDYLRDNMVQDLDQRVQRGLAYAIVDEVDSILIDEARTPLIISGQADDHTDLYIKINKLPAYLERQIGEEKADGTGVEKPGDYWVDEKSQQVYLTEQGHDKAEQVLVQIGALNDGDSLYAPQNITLMHHVYAALRAHTLYNRDQHYVVQNNEVIIVDEFTGRLMQGRRWSDGLHQAVEAKEGVPIQNENQTLATITFQNYFRMYGKLAGMTGTADTEAYEFKEIYNLETVVIPPNRISQRKDRQDQIYKSSRERYDAVIKDIEDCYQRGQPVLVGTTSIENSELIAGLLDKRKLPHQVLNAKQHAREAEIIAQAGRPKMITIATNMAGRGTDIVLGGNVAKQSALIEADASLSDAEKAAKIKQLQDEWQSIHDQVLAAGGLHIIGTERHESRRIDNQLRGRSGRQGDPGSSRFYLSLDDPLLRIFAGDRLRAVMERLKMPDGEPIEAGMVTRSIESAQRKVEGRNFDIRKQLLEYDDVANDQRKETYRLRNEVLESADVGELIANLREDVLRSVCSYYVPAESMEEQWDLPGLENVLASEWGLTVDLQNWVDGAESVDDSEIVERVLQVAKDAYDAKVDLAGRESFAGFERSVLLYSLDTHWREHLAALDHLRQGIHLRGYAQKDPKQEYRREAFELYGELLNVIKNDVVKSIMTVQIRSASELDQASESMNEDLAKLKDLQYQHADADMEVAGSTGDRGALIDIQPAPVRNGPKIGRNDPCTCGSGKKYKNCCGALT from the coding sequence ATGGTAATCGGTCTTCTTAAAACCCTGGTCGGCAGTCGTAACGACCGCCTATTAAAACAGTATCGCAAAGTCGTTGCCAAAGTAGCCGCTTTTGAGCCTAGCCTTAAGGCTTTGGACGATATCGCACTCGCGGCCAAAACAGATGAATTCAAATCTCGTTTGGCTGCTGGCGAATCTTTGGATGACATTGCGCCAGAAGCTTTCGCTGTTGTGCGTGAGGCTAGTGTACGTGTGATGAAGATGCGTCACTTTGATGCTCAGCTCATGGGTGGTCTTGCGCTTCACCAAGGCAAGATTGCCGAGATGGGAACAGGCGAAGGAAAAACATTAACTGCGACTCTTCCCGTTTACTTAAATGCACTTACCGGTAAGGGTGTGCACGTTGTTACTGTGAATGATTACTTAGCGCAACGTGATGCTGAGTGGATGTCGACTTTGTATAACTTCTTGGGTATGAAAGTTGGCGTGAATCTATCGCAGATGGATCACAAAACCAAGCAAGAAGCATATGCGGCCGATATCACATATGGCACCAATAATGAATTTGGTTTTGATTATTTGCGCGATAACATGGTGCAGGATCTAGACCAGCGCGTTCAGCGTGGCTTGGCATACGCAATTGTGGATGAAGTTGACTCGATCTTGATTGATGAGGCGCGCACACCATTGATTATTTCTGGTCAGGCGGATGATCACACCGATCTCTATATCAAGATTAATAAACTGCCTGCATATTTAGAGCGTCAGATTGGCGAAGAAAAAGCTGATGGCACTGGCGTTGAGAAGCCAGGTGATTATTGGGTAGATGAGAAGTCTCAGCAGGTTTATTTGACTGAGCAGGGTCACGATAAAGCTGAGCAGGTGTTGGTGCAGATCGGCGCCTTAAATGATGGCGATTCTTTGTATGCACCTCAAAATATTACTTTGATGCATCACGTTTATGCAGCTTTGCGCGCACATACTTTGTATAACCGCGATCAACACTATGTTGTACAAAATAACGAAGTCATTATTGTTGACGAGTTTACTGGTCGACTCATGCAAGGTCGTCGTTGGTCAGATGGTTTGCATCAGGCGGTAGAGGCTAAAGAAGGCGTACCGATTCAGAATGAGAATCAGACTCTAGCGACAATTACTTTCCAAAATTATTTCCGGATGTATGGCAAGTTGGCTGGTATGACTGGTACAGCCGATACTGAAGCTTATGAATTCAAAGAAATTTATAACCTTGAGACAGTCGTTATTCCTCCGAATCGTATTAGTCAGCGCAAAGATCGCCAAGACCAAATTTACAAATCTTCGCGCGAGCGCTATGACGCTGTTATTAAGGACATTGAAGATTGTTATCAGCGTGGTCAGCCAGTATTGGTTGGTACTACCTCAATCGAGAACTCAGAACTAATTGCTGGCTTATTAGATAAGCGTAAGCTGCCGCACCAGGTATTAAATGCGAAGCAGCATGCTCGTGAGGCAGAGATCATTGCGCAAGCAGGTCGTCCAAAGATGATCACGATTGCAACCAATATGGCTGGTCGTGGTACCGATATCGTATTGGGTGGTAATGTTGCCAAGCAATCCGCCCTGATTGAGGCCGATGCTTCCTTATCTGACGCTGAAAAAGCCGCCAAGATCAAGCAATTGCAAGATGAGTGGCAAAGCATTCATGATCAAGTTTTAGCTGCTGGCGGCTTGCATATTATTGGTACTGAGCGCCATGAGAGTCGCCGTATTGATAATCAGCTTAGAGGTCGTTCAGGACGTCAAGGCGATCCAGGCTCATCGCGTTTCTATCTCTCACTAGACGATCCATTGCTTCGTATCTTTGCAGGGGATCGTTTACGCGCTGTGATGGAGCGCTTAAAGATGCCTGATGGTGAACCAATTGAAGCGGGCATGGTGACTCGCTCCATTGAGTCTGCTCAACGCAAGGTTGAAGGCCGTAACTTTGATATACGTAAGCAGTTGTTGGAGTATGACGACGTAGCCAATGACCAGCGTAAAGAAACTTATCGCCTTAGAAATGAAGTGCTCGAGAGTGCCGATGTTGGTGAGCTCATTGCTAATTTGCGTGAAGACGTTCTCCGTTCCGTTTGTTCTTACTATGTCCCTGCGGAGTCAATGGAAGAGCAGTGGGATTTACCAGGCCTTGAAAATGTTCTAGCAAGCGAATGGGGTTTAACAGTCGATCTACAGAACTGGGTTGACGGTGCGGAAAGCGTTGATGATTCTGAAATCGTCGAGCGAGTATTGCAAGTAGCCAAGGATGCTTATGACGCAAAAGTGGATCTAGCTGGTCGCGAGTCCTTTGCTGGTTTTGAGCGTTCTGTTCTTCTCTATAGTCTTGATACCCATTGGCGCGAGCATTTAGCTGCTTTAGATCATTTGCGCCAAGGTATTCATTTGCGAGGCTATGCCCAGAAGGATCCGAAACAGGAATATCGTCGTGAGGCATTCGAACTATATGGCGAACTCTTAAATGTCATCAAGAACGACGTCGTAAAAAGCATCATGACTGTGCAAATTCGCAGTGCAAGCGAATTGGATCAAGCATCTGAGTCCATGAATGAGGATTTGGCTAAGTTAAAAGATCTGCAATATCAGCATGCCGATGCTGATATGGAAGTGGCGGGCTCAACTGGTGATCGTGGTGCTTTGATTGATATCCAGCCGGCACCAGTTCGCAATGGTCCAAAGATTGGACGCAATGATCCATGCACTTGTGGCAGCGGTAAAAAATATAAGAATTGTTGCGGCGCATTGACTTAA
- the murC gene encoding UDP-N-acetylmuramate--L-alanine ligase — translation MKHIVQQIHFIGIGGAGMSGIAEVLLNLGYQVSGSDLAESPTTKRLRDLGAVIQIGHDPKNVGTAEAVVISTAVAGNNPEVLAARAAKIPVIQRAVMLGELMRLKQGIAIAGTHGKTTTTSLVASVLAEGGLDPTFVIGGKLNSAGANARLGQGDFIVVEADESDASFLQLFPAMEVVTNIDADHMDTYQHDMARLKQAFVQFIQRMPFYGVAVLCIDDANVRDIIPFVSQPVLRYGLSEDADIRASNIRADGTRMHFTVDRRTVRRHGNKPGPLNVTLNLPGLHNVRNALAAIGIATELGVGDEAITKALSEFGGVGRRFQRYGEISLASGGSFTLIDDYGHHPVEMAATLAAARGAYPNRRLVLAFQPHRFTRTRDCFGEFVQVLKNFDALVLTEVYPAGEAKIPGADGKSLMKAAMLEDKSTQSLLNSSAVVFASNVAEMPEKLSQILKDGDVLITMGAGSISALPHTLVEAKHV, via the coding sequence ATGAAACACATCGTTCAGCAAATTCATTTTATCGGAATTGGTGGCGCCGGCATGAGTGGTATCGCTGAGGTATTGCTTAATCTTGGCTACCAGGTCTCAGGATCTGACTTGGCGGAAAGCCCGACAACAAAGCGTTTGAGAGACTTGGGCGCGGTTATTCAGATAGGTCATGATCCAAAAAATGTTGGTACTGCGGAGGCGGTTGTCATTTCAACTGCAGTAGCTGGTAATAACCCAGAAGTCTTAGCCGCACGTGCTGCGAAAATTCCAGTGATTCAACGCGCTGTGATGTTGGGCGAGCTAATGCGCTTAAAGCAAGGCATCGCGATCGCTGGTACTCACGGAAAAACCACAACTACAAGCTTGGTTGCTTCTGTATTGGCAGAGGGTGGCCTAGATCCCACATTTGTGATCGGTGGAAAACTCAATTCTGCTGGGGCCAATGCGCGTTTGGGTCAAGGTGACTTCATTGTGGTTGAGGCAGATGAGTCTGATGCATCTTTCCTGCAATTATTCCCTGCAATGGAAGTTGTAACCAATATAGATGCTGATCACATGGATACCTATCAGCATGATATGGCTAGATTGAAGCAAGCCTTTGTGCAATTTATCCAACGAATGCCATTCTATGGTGTAGCTGTTTTGTGTATTGATGATGCAAATGTGCGCGACATTATTCCATTTGTTTCTCAACCGGTACTACGTTATGGTCTATCTGAAGATGCAGATATTCGTGCAAGCAATATTCGTGCTGATGGCACTCGAATGCACTTCACAGTAGACCGCCGTACTGTCCGCCGTCATGGTAACAAGCCAGGCCCACTCAATGTAACCTTGAATCTCCCAGGATTGCATAACGTTCGCAATGCTTTGGCTGCAATTGGTATTGCAACTGAACTAGGCGTTGGCGATGAGGCAATTACAAAAGCGCTATCTGAGTTTGGTGGTGTTGGCCGTCGATTCCAAAGATATGGCGAGATTTCATTAGCGTCTGGTGGTAGCTTCACATTAATTGATGATTACGGTCATCATCCGGTAGAAATGGCTGCAACATTAGCGGCAGCGCGTGGTGCATATCCAAATCGCCGCTTAGTGTTGGCGTTTCAGCCTCATCGATTTACTAGAACGCGTGATTGTTTTGGCGAGTTCGTTCAGGTGCTGAAAAATTTTGATGCCTTGGTATTGACCGAAGTATATCCAGCTGGTGAAGCAAAAATTCCAGGTGCGGATGGGAAGAGTTTGATGAAAGCAGCAATGCTTGAAGACAAATCCACCCAATCTCTTCTCAACTCAAGTGCAGTGGTATTTGCATCTAATGTTGCTGAGATGCCAGAAAAACTGAGTCAGATATTAAAAGATGGAGATGTATTGATTACGATGGGCGCTGGTTCAATATCAGCCTTGCCACACACCTTAGTGGAGGCAAAGCATGTCTAA